In the Helicobacter typhlonius genome, one interval contains:
- the typA gene encoding translational GTPase TypA, producing MQNIRNIAVIAHVDHGKTTLVDGLLTQSGTFGEREQIDERVMDSNDLERERGITILSKNTAITYKGTKINIIDTPGHADFGGEVERVLKMVDGVLLLVDAQEGVMPQTKFVVKKALGFGIRPIVVVNKIDKPAAEPDRVVDEVFDLFVSMEASDEQLDFPVIYAAARDGYAIKDLNDEKKSLEPLFEAILEYVPLPSGSSENPLQMQVFTLDYDNYVGKIGIARVFNGRVKKGENVMLAKSDGEKETGRISKLIGFMGLARTEIESAEAGDIVAIAGFNAVDVGDSIVCPNNPMPLDPMHLEEPTMSVYFAVNDSPLAGLEGKHVTANKIKDRLLKEMQTNIAMRCEEMGEGKFKVSGRGELQITILAENLRREGFEFSISRPEVIVKEIDGVKCEPFEHLVIDTPQDFSGSIIEKLGKRKAEMKAMNPMSDGYTRLEFEIPARGLIGYRSEFLTDTKGEGVMNHSFLEFRPFSGNVESRKNGALISMENGEATGFSLFNIQERGVLFIAPQTKVYVGMVIGEHSRDNDLDVNPIKAKHLTNMRSSGADEAIKLVPPRELTLERALEWLEDDEILEVTPQNIRIRKKILEPNQRKRAKAK from the coding sequence ATGCAAAATATTAGAAACATTGCTGTGATTGCCCACGTAGATCACGGCAAAACAACTTTAGTTGATGGACTTTTGACACAATCTGGCACTTTTGGCGAGAGAGAGCAAATTGATGAACGCGTAATGGATAGTAACGATTTGGAGCGAGAAAGAGGCATCACAATCCTTTCAAAAAATACTGCCATTACCTACAAAGGCACGAAAATTAATATTATTGACACGCCCGGACACGCTGATTTTGGCGGGGAAGTTGAGCGGGTGCTTAAAATGGTTGATGGCGTGTTATTGCTTGTTGATGCGCAAGAGGGCGTTATGCCGCAGACAAAATTTGTTGTCAAAAAAGCTCTAGGCTTTGGAATCCGCCCCATTGTGGTGGTGAATAAAATCGATAAACCCGCTGCCGAGCCTGATAGGGTGGTAGATGAAGTGTTTGATTTGTTTGTATCAATGGAAGCGAGTGATGAACAGCTTGATTTTCCTGTGATTTATGCAGCAGCTCGTGATGGCTATGCGATAAAAGATTTAAATGATGAGAAAAAGAGCCTTGAACCGCTTTTTGAGGCGATTTTAGAATATGTGCCATTGCCAAGTGGCTCAAGTGAGAATCCGCTGCAAATGCAGGTTTTCACACTCGATTATGATAATTATGTGGGAAAAATTGGTATCGCACGTGTGTTTAATGGACGCGTGAAAAAGGGCGAAAATGTAATGCTTGCTAAAAGCGATGGCGAAAAGGAAACAGGGCGCATTAGCAAACTCATCGGTTTTATGGGACTAGCACGCACAGAGATAGAATCTGCTGAAGCGGGGGATATTGTGGCGATTGCAGGTTTTAATGCCGTAGATGTTGGGGATTCTATCGTATGTCCTAATAATCCTATGCCCCTTGATCCTATGCACTTAGAAGAGCCGACAATGAGCGTGTATTTTGCGGTGAATGATAGCCCATTGGCGGGGTTAGAGGGCAAACACGTAACGGCAAATAAAATTAAAGATAGGCTTTTAAAAGAAATGCAAACCAACATCGCAATGCGCTGTGAGGAAATGGGTGAGGGTAAGTTTAAAGTAAGCGGACGCGGGGAGCTGCAAATCACTATTTTGGCAGAGAATCTAAGGCGTGAGGGCTTTGAGTTTAGTATTTCTCGCCCCGAAGTGATTGTAAAAGAGATTGATGGCGTGAAATGTGAGCCATTTGAACATTTAGTCATTGATACACCGCAGGATTTTAGCGGAAGCATTATTGAGAAGCTAGGCAAACGCAAGGCAGAAATGAAAGCGATGAATCCTATGAGCGATGGCTACACGAGATTAGAATTTGAGATTCCAGCTCGTGGGCTTATTGGGTATCGTAGCGAGTTTTTGACTGACACAAAGGGCGAGGGTGTGATGAATCATAGCTTTTTGGAGTTTCGCCCATTTAGCGGCAATGTAGAATCGCGCAAAAATGGGGCACTTATCTCTATGGAAAATGGCGAGGCGACAGGATTTTCACTCTTTAATATCCAAGAACGTGGCGTGTTGTTTATCGCACCACAAACAAAGGTATATGTGGGAATGGTGATAGGCGAACATAGTAGGGATAATGATTTAGATGTGAATCCTATTAAGGCAAAGCATTTGACAAATATGCGTAGTAGCGGGGCTGATGAGGCGATTAAGCTTGTGCCACCAAGAGAATTAACGCTAGAGCGCGCATTAGAGTGGCTTGAAGATGATGAGATTTTGGAGGTTACGCCCCAAAATATTAGAATCAGAAAGAAGATTTTAGAGCCAAACCAAAGAAAAAGGGCAAAGGCGAAGTAG